A window from Solanum stenotomum isolate F172 chromosome 7, ASM1918654v1, whole genome shotgun sequence encodes these proteins:
- the LOC125871846 gene encoding pentatricopeptide repeat-containing protein At2g37310: MLGEACKSFILHRIKSYTNIDYTLYGYLLQLCKEHCLIRQGKQLHARLVLSSTIPNNFLASKLINFYSKNEHLKEAHHVFDEISERNTFSWNALLIGYSSKNYHVETLKLFSLFLSENFETPHVKPDNFTVTCVLKAVSGMLGDSVLAKMIHCYVLKNGFDSDVFVLNGLINSYSKTGDMVLARNVFDEIPERDVVSWNSMISGYFQCGFYEECKGLYREMLHLEKFRPGGVTVVSVLQACAQSKDLMLGMEVHQYVIENGIELDIAVYNSIIALYSKCGSLDYARKLFEEMGEPDEITYGAMISGYMIYGFVDQAVNLFQEIEKPCLSTWNAVITGLVQNNLYEQALEFVRKMQLSGDQPNAVTLSSILPGISDLAFAKGGKEVHAYAIKSDCNQNIYVATGVIDTYAKLGFIQSARQVFDHTKDRSVIIWTAIISAYANHGEAKAALDLFNVMLSHCIRPDSVTFTAVLAACAHSGLIEEAWRIFELLEKYGIQPPDEHYACMVGVLSRAGKLSEAVDFIRKMPIEPSARVWGALLNGASVYGDFEVGRLACSHLFEMEPENTGNYTIMANLYSKAGRWEEAQELRKNMKILGLKKITGSSWMETCQGLKSFVATDESNEKLGEVYGVLERLLGSMRDDGYVMMDEFKEEIM, encoded by the coding sequence ATGCTAGGCGAAGCCTGTAAAAGCTTCATCCTCCACAGAATCAAAAGTTATACTAATATTGACTACACATTGTATGGTTATCTCTTACAATTATGCAAAGAACATTGCTTGATTCGTCAAGGCAAACAGCTCCATGCCCGTCTTGTTCTTTCCTCAACGATCCCCAACAACTTCCTTGCCTCTAAACTCATCAATTTCTACTCAAAAAACGAACATTTAAAAGAAGCACACCATGTGTTTGATGAAATATCTGAGAGAAATACATTTTCTTGGAATGCCCTTCTAATTGGTTACTCTTCCAAGAATTACCATGTAGAAACTCTCAAgttgttttctttgtttttatctGAGAATTTTGAGACACCCCATGTGAAGCCTGATAATTTTACAGTGACTTGTGTGTTAAAAGCTGTTTCTGGGATGTTGGGGGACTCTGTTTTGGCTAAGATGATTCAttgttatgttttaaaaaatgggTTTGATTCGGATGTGTTTGTATTGAATGGTTTGATTAATTCTTACTCGAAAACGGGTGATATGGTATTGGCGAGAAATGTGTTTGATGAAATTCCTGAAAGGGATGTGGTGTCGTGGAATTCAATGATATCGGGTTATTTTCAATGTGGGTTTTATGAGGAATGCAAAGGATTATATAGAGAAATGCTGCATTTAGAAAAGTTTAGACCTGGTGGGGTTACGGTGGTGAGTGTTCTACAAGCTTGTGCACAGTCGAAAGATCTTATGTTGGGAATGGAAGTTCATCAGTATGTTATAGAAAACGGGATTGAACTTGATATTGCAGTTTATAACTCGATTATTGCGCTGTATTCAAAATGTGGTAGCTTGGACTATGCAAGAAAGCTTTTCGAAGAGATGGGTGAGCCGGATGAGATAACTTATGGTGCAATGATTTcaggctacatgatttatggattTGTTGATCAAGCTGTTaatctttttcaagaaattGAGAAACCGTGTCTGAGTACTTGGAATGCTGTGATAACAGGTCTAGTACAGAATAATTTGTACGAGCAAGCTTTAGAGTTCGTTAGGAAGATGCAGTTATCAGGTGATCAACCTAATGCCGTGACTCTCTCGAGTATTCTTCCGGGAATTTCCGATTTAGCATTTGCAAAAGGAGGGAAAGAAGTGCATGCCTATGCCATTAAGAGTGATTGTAATCAAAATATCTATGTTGCAACTGGAGTTATTGATACCTATGCAAAACTGGGGTTTATACAATCAGCACGGCAAGTTTTTGATCACACGAAAGATCGGAGTGTCATTATTTGGACGGCAATTATCTCAGCGTATGCTAACCATGGAGAAGCCAAGGCTGCACTTGATCTATTTAATGTGATGCTGAGTCATTGCATAAGGCCAGATTCCGTTACATTTACTGCCGTATTGGCAGCCTGTGCCCATTCAGGACTGATTGAAGAAGCTTGGAGAATTTTTGAGTTGTTGGAGAAGTATGGAATTCAGCCTCCGGATGAACATTATGCTTGCATGGTGGGGGTTCTAAGTCGAGCAGGAAAACTATCTGAAGCAGTTGATTTCATCAGAAAGATGCCAATCGAACCCAGTGCAAGGGTGTGGGGTGCACTACTTAATGGTGCTTCAGTTTATGGTGACTTTGAAGTTGGTAGACTTGCATGTAGTCATTTATTTGAAATGGAACCTGAAAATACTGGAAACTATACCATCATGGCAAATTTATATTCAAAAGCTGGAAGATGGGAAGAAGCTCAGGAGCTTAGGAAGAACATGAAAATTCTTGGATTGAAGAAGATTACCGGTAGTAGTTGGATGGAAACATGTCAAGGCTTAAAAAGCTTTGTAGCAACAGACGAATCAAATGAAAAGTTGGGAGAGGTTTATGGGGTACTGGAAAGATTGCTTGGTTCAATGAGGGATGATGGTTACGTAATGATGGATGAATTTAAGGAGGAAATCATGTGA
- the LOC125871869 gene encoding E3 ubiquitin-protein ligase SGR9, amyloplastic-like: protein MEKLDQIPLETILMSTLSTFTSHQLSDLTLYFSSLHHRHHRRIFSLLSSPMLFSLTLHHLHSLSLHNKSLLIAKHLLSKLAIFTHFMHNDTILPPPSTTSMKHRDLDVVLLLLLLCELRQHDPEALDIPPSRWRVVICQYIAKDALKFSSISCSNREVIMKFIDMLAKCKNFVNAMIHAGNGIGGKDRKEVATSIAIVVALPSVEASNDNDGRKECVICKEEMKEGRDVCKLPCHHTFHWICILPWLKKRNTCPCCRFQLPSDDVFAEIQRLWEVVAKMSDSAKFLGISNCN from the exons ATGgaaaaattagatcaaattCCGTTAGAAACCATACTCATGTCTACACTTTCCACCTTCACTTCTCACCAACTTTCAGATCTAACACTTTACTTCTCATCCCTCCACCACCGCCATCACCGCCgtattttctctctcctctcctCTCCGATGCTATTTTCTCTCACCTTACACCACCTTCACTCTCTCTCTCTACACAACAAATCCCTCCTCATAGCCAAGCACCTTTTGTCTAAACTAGCAATTTTCActcatttcatgcataatgatACAATCTTGCCACCACCATCAACCACCTCTATGAAACACCGCGATTTAGACGTGgttctcctcctccttcttctatGTGAATTACGCCAACATGATCCGGAAGCACTCGATATACCTCCATCAAG GTGGCGCGTTGTTATTTGTCAATACATAGCTAAAGATGCACTAAAATTCTCTAGCATTAGTTGTTCCAACAGAGAAGTCATAATGAAGTTTATTGATATGCTGGCAAAGTGCAAGAACTTTGTCAATGCTATGATTCATGCAG GTAATGGTATTGGGGGGAAAGATAGGAAGGAGGTGGCAACATCAATAGCGATAGTGGTAGCACTACCATCAGTAGAAGCGAGCAACGACAACGACGGGAGGAAAGAATGTGTTATATGTAAAGAAGAGATGAAAGAAGGGAGAGATGTTTGTAAATTGCCATGTCATCATACATTTCATTGGATATGTATATTGCCTTGGTTGAAAAAAAGGAACACGTGTCCATGTTGCCGGTTTCAGCTACCGTCGGATGATGTTTTCGCTGAGATCCAACGGTTGTGGGAAGTTGTGGCCAAGATGAGTGATAGTGCAAAGTTTTTAGGAATTAGTAATtgtaattag
- the LOC125870863 gene encoding succinate dehydrogenase assembly factor 1, mitochondrial, giving the protein MGASSGPRRLSGMQKQALALYRGFLRAARSKPAEERRQIESVVSSEFRKNSKQVDRKNFIYIEYLLRRGNKQLDQLKSPDTVGLSSLSVDSSSQTTGYYY; this is encoded by the exons ATGGGAGCTTCCAGTGGACCAAGGCGGCTATCTGGTATGCAGAAGCAAGCACTTGCTCTATATAGAGGATTCTTAAGAGCAGCCCGCTCCAAGCCTGCTGAAGAGAGGAGGCAAATCGAGTCAGTTGTATCCAGTGAATTCCGCAAAAATTCCAAGCAAGTTGATcgtaagaattttatttatatcgaGTACTTACTTCGTCGTGGTAACAAACAACTTGATCAACTCAAAAGCCCTGATACAGTTGGATTGTCATCATTAAGTGTTgattcttcttcacaaacaacag GGTATTACTACTAG
- the LOC125869999 gene encoding uncharacterized protein LOC125869999, whose product MAFEENANGKLSEKKIEKEDSLSKVECLRGRLLAERVASRIAKQEAQNMGNKMIELETKLKEETRSRNNAEKKLKFLIKKLESKNIYYNVSDDNKVVNSQDNECQESVGSTKSSYENVGNNCSSLCYLDSHKILPHSCQIFQKYTIFEELDMYSETLLKNSSNIASSQDNENTSGKEHCAKSREFEFSISDGNSLKSSIEEEEKNEGNQVDNSLALVPMENPKTKQNIDPIVLDATVREVLDALRHAREKLQTQMERKTSNSNGEKAND is encoded by the exons ATGGCATTTGAAGAAAATGCAAATGGAAAATTgag tgagaagaaaatagaaaaagaagataGTTTAAGCAAAGTGGAATGTCTAAGAGGGAGATTGCTTGCTGAAAGAGTGGCTTCAAGAATTGCAAAACAAGAGGCACAAAATATGGGAAACAAG ATGATTGAGCTAGAGACTAAGTTGAAAGAAGAGACAAGATCAAGAAACAATGCTGAGAAGAAGCTTAAATTTCTGATAAAGAAACTTGagtccaaaaatatatattataatgttTCAGATGATAATAAAGTTGTAAATTCACAAGACAATGAGTGTCAAGAATCTGTTGGGAGTACAAAATCCAGCTATGAAAATGTTGGAAACAATTGTTCTAGTCTATGTTATTTGGATTCTCACAAAATATTGCCGCACTCATGTCAAATCtttcaaaaatacactatttttgaaGAACTCGACATGTATTCAGAGACATTATTGAAGAATTCGAGTAACATAGCTTCTAGCCAGGATAATGAGAATACTTCAGGAAAAGAACATTGTGCAAAATCAAGGGAATTTGAATTCTCAATATCAGATGGCAATAG TTTGAAATCTTCAATTGAGGAGGAAGAGAAAAATGAAGGAAATCAAGTGGACAATTCATTGGCATTAGTTCCTATGGAGAATCCAAAGACAAAGCAAAATATTGATCCAATTGTTCTTGATGCTACTGTGAGAGAAGTTCTTGATGCACTGAGGCATGCTAGAGAAAAACTTCAAACTCAAATGGAGAGAAAAACTTCAAACTCAAATGGAGAGAAGGCAAATGATTAA